In Corythoichthys intestinalis isolate RoL2023-P3 chromosome 4, ASM3026506v1, whole genome shotgun sequence, a genomic segment contains:
- the LOC130914735 gene encoding chondroitin sulfate proteoglycan 5-like isoform X5, with amino-acid sequence MGTNTTEPTAALNGTAPLGDAGPALAATPRAGRVPRGGEEEELGSGVFGDVRAGGAPPPSKIIPDSAEAELLLPGGRLSEEEPAPRSDPPWIRAEEAGVLDLDRPATAAPPAATDVLRVDFFDPASRGRKLDLAPPPTSSLAHELQGGDPTSWAMPDSYDYLTPYEDGVSPTADEYSDATSDDGRAPARPVSSPPDKPRRAPADGSDGKGGCRPGYRMVNATCRSPCDFDPNFCYNGGQCYLLEDAGTFCRCNVQDYIWHKGARCEAVVTEFQVMCLAVGASAVVLLLLFMMVVCFAKKLHVLKTENKKLRRRSKYRPTSEAHNDNFSLSTIAEGSHPNVRKLCDTPPNAPHARALAYYDNIICQDDPNSQNKLEEAVKAPPKEDDALNIHNALTPKHDNHKLLGDDDSEVNSLQNNMM; translated from the exons ATGGGGACCAACACCACCGAGCCGACCGCCGCCCTCAACGGGACCGCCCCGCTCGGCGACGCGGGCCCGGCGCTGGCCGCGACGCCCAGGGCGGGCCGCGTGCCCCGCGGCGGCGAGGAGGAGGAGCTCGGCAGCGGCGTCTTCGGCGACGTCCGGGCGGGCGGCGCTCCTCCGCCGTCTAAGATCATCCCCGATTCCGCCGAGGCGGAGCTGCTGTTGCCCGGCGGCCGCCTGTCGGAGGAGGAGCCGGCGCCCCGGAGCGACCCGCCGTGGATTCGCGCCGAAGAGGCGGGCGTGTTGGACCTGGACCGGCCGGCCACGGCGGCCCCGCCGGCCGCCACCGACGTCCTCCGCGTGGACTTTTTCGACCCCGCCTCCCGCGGACGGAAACTGGACTTGGCGCCGCCTCCCACCTCTTCGCTGGCCCACGAGCTCCAGGGCGGCGACCCGACGTCCTGGGCCATGCCGGACAGCTACGACTACCTGACCCCATACGAGGACGGCGTCTCGCCCACCGCCGACGAGTACTCCGACGCCACCTCCGACGACGGGCGCGCCCCGGCTCGCCCCGTCTCGTCCCCGCCCGACAAGCCCCGGCGGGCCCCGGCGGACGGCTCTGACGGAAAGGGCGGCTGTCGCCCGGGTTACCGGATGGTCAACGCCACTTGTCGCTCCCCTTGCGACTTTGACCCCAACTTCTGCTACAACGGAGGGCAGTGTTACCTGCTGGAGGACGCCGGAACTTTCTGCAG GTGCAACGTTCAGGACTACATCTGGCACAAGGGCGCCCGCTGCGAGGCGGTGGTGACGGAGTTCCAGGTCATGTGTCTGGCGGTAGGCGCGTCGGCCGTGGTGCTCCTGCTGCTCTTCATGATGGTGGTGTGCTTCGCCAAGAAGCTCCACGTCCTCAAGACCGAGAACAAGAAGCTGCGCAGACGCAG TAAGTACCGGCCCACATCGGAGGCTCACAATGATAATTTCTCGCTGTCCACCATCGCTGAGGGCTCCCACCCAAACGTAAGGAAACTGTGCGACACCCCTCCTAACGCCCCCCATGCCCGTGCATTGGCTTACTATGATAACATTATCTGTCAG GATGATCCCAATTCCCAGAACAAGCTGGAGGAGGCGGTGAAGGCCCCGCCCAAGGAAGACGACGCCCTCAACATCCACAACGCGCTGACGCCCAAACACGACAACCACAAGCTGCTGGGCGACGACGACTCAGAGGTCAACTCCCTGCAGAACAACATGAtgtga